One Streptomyces sp. NBC_01237 genomic region harbors:
- a CDS encoding LCP family protein, with the protein MTQFPRPTPSFPPAGPKRRMVRPVPLAAAALTPLLVLGIMRTGDALPRSGSARAQGHGMNILLVGTDGRDTITRQEKEKFRLGGVACDCTDTMMLIHISANRKRAGLVSIPRDSLAQLSPHEDRRTGERHGRHPSKINGAYAEGGADLSMRTVEEMTGVKIDRFLGVDFSRFMKTVDTVGGVDICTARPLRDPVTGLDLSPGTHRLKGGESLQYARARKVDNSADFGRIQRQQRFVVAFIKKLRADGTMRDPVRLAKLADVLLAGPRTEKSVTLPDLVSLAKDMHDIKLSSLEFASVPIRDFNADIEGVGSTLAWDEAKADAVFATMRKDRPLSSAKSALPSRPGPTTARQGEFVPVKGSRIGCG; encoded by the coding sequence ATGACCCAATTCCCTCGGCCGACACCGTCCTTTCCGCCCGCCGGACCGAAACGGCGCATGGTCCGCCCCGTCCCACTGGCCGCCGCCGCACTCACTCCCCTGCTCGTTCTGGGCATCATGCGGACGGGCGACGCGCTTCCGCGGTCCGGCAGTGCCCGCGCCCAGGGGCACGGCATGAATATCCTGCTGGTCGGAACGGACGGCCGGGACACGATCACACGGCAGGAAAAGGAGAAATTCCGCCTGGGCGGTGTCGCCTGCGACTGCACGGACACCATGATGCTGATCCATATCTCGGCGAACCGGAAAAGGGCCGGTCTCGTCAGCATCCCGCGCGACTCCCTCGCCCAGCTCTCCCCGCACGAGGACCGGCGCACGGGCGAGCGGCACGGGAGGCACCCGTCGAAGATCAACGGAGCGTACGCGGAGGGCGGCGCGGACCTCTCGATGCGTACGGTCGAGGAAATGACCGGGGTGAAGATCGACCGGTTCCTCGGCGTCGACTTCTCCCGCTTCATGAAGACCGTCGACACCGTCGGCGGGGTAGACATCTGTACCGCCCGCCCGCTGCGGGATCCGGTGACCGGGCTCGACCTCTCCCCCGGTACGCACCGGCTCAAGGGCGGCGAATCCCTTCAGTACGCCCGCGCCCGCAAGGTCGACAATTCCGCGGACTTCGGCCGTATCCAGCGGCAGCAGCGGTTCGTCGTGGCCTTCATCAAAAAACTCCGCGCCGACGGAACGATGCGCGACCCGGTCCGGCTCGCGAAACTCGCCGATGTGCTGCTCGCCGGGCCCCGTACGGAAAAGTCCGTCACGCTGCCGGATCTGGTTTCCCTGGCCAAGGACATGCACGACATCAAGCTGTCGTCGCTCGAATTCGCCTCCGTACCCATCCGGGATTTCAACGCCGACATCGAAGGTGTCGGATCGACGCTCGCGTGGGACGAGGCGAAGGCGGACGCCGTGTTCGCGACCATGCGGAAGGACCGGCCCCTGTCCTCGGCGAAGTCCGCGCTCCCGTCCCGGCCCGGTCCCACCACGGCGCGCCAGGGCGAGTTCGTGCCCGTGAAGGGCTCCCGCATCGGCTGCGGCTGA
- a CDS encoding acyl-CoA thioesterase, which yields MSAPLDSLLDLLDLEQIERDIFRGLSRSAVVPRVFGGQVAAQALVAAGRTVPADRGAHSLHAYFLRAGDPGAPIVYSVDRIRDGKSFTTRRVVAVQHGQPIFHLSASFQTYEDGLEHQADMPAAPDPETLPTAARMLPRYADRFSDPGVVDRLIEARAAVDLRYVDAPPFGTVGEPREPRSQVWFRTNGKLADDPLLHVCMATYVSDMTLLDSVLLAHGRGGWAVGDVVGASLDHAMWFHRPFRADEWLLYDQESPSASGGRGLGQARIYTQDRQLAITVIQEGVVRVPRA from the coding sequence ATGAGCGCACCACTGGACTCCCTGCTCGATCTGCTCGACCTGGAGCAGATCGAGCGGGACATCTTCCGGGGCCTGAGCCGCAGCGCGGTCGTGCCCCGTGTCTTCGGCGGCCAGGTCGCGGCCCAGGCGCTGGTCGCCGCGGGCCGCACCGTCCCGGCCGACCGGGGGGCCCACTCCCTGCACGCGTACTTCCTGCGTGCCGGGGACCCGGGCGCGCCGATCGTCTACAGCGTCGACCGGATCCGCGACGGGAAGTCCTTCACCACGCGCCGGGTCGTCGCCGTCCAGCACGGGCAGCCGATCTTCCATCTCTCGGCGTCCTTCCAGACGTACGAGGACGGGCTGGAGCACCAGGCGGACATGCCGGCCGCCCCGGATCCGGAGACGCTGCCCACGGCCGCCCGGATGCTGCCCCGGTACGCGGACCGGTTCAGCGATCCGGGTGTCGTGGACCGGCTGATCGAGGCGCGCGCCGCCGTCGACCTGCGGTACGTGGACGCCCCGCCGTTCGGCACCGTCGGCGAGCCGCGCGAGCCCCGCTCCCAGGTGTGGTTCAGGACGAACGGCAAGCTCGCGGACGACCCGCTGCTGCACGTCTGCATGGCCACGTACGTCTCCGACATGACGCTGCTCGACTCGGTGCTGCTCGCCCACGGGCGCGGCGGCTGGGCGGTCGGGGACGTGGTGGGCGCCAGCCTGGACCACGCGATGTGGTTCCACCGGCCCTTCCGGGCCGACGAGTGGCTGCTGTACGACCAGGAGTCGCCCTCGGCGTCCGGCGGGCGCGGCCTCGGCCAGGCCCGCATCTACACACAGGACAGGCAGCTGGCGATCACCGTCATCCAGGAGGGCGTGGTGCGGGTCCCCCGGGCCTGA
- a CDS encoding DUF418 domain-containing protein: MFEGRVSHHHEPPRSAAPGAAAAPPGIPTGPRRHRIVEVDALRGFALGGIFLANVLVMAGIEGRRGGGPLTGGVDYAALWLVTMFVQTKFYLLFSFLFGYSFTLQMDSAARDGARFAPRMLRRLLALFVLGLLHAALLYTGDILTVYALLGLILFAARGAAPARMWRAALRVYGTVAALYLFFAAAVTLLDPADGGDAADLAERTAELTAAYRGGAGDVIRANIGAWPDILAGLFMMGGMVVAAFLAGYAAGRRDLLTGIVGRADRLRRILVGGLLVGLPGGALMAAGAVGPLSARWEILLFVVGMITAPALSAAYASGLLLWFTTPRGAALAARLAPAGRMALTNYLTQSLVMALVFTGYGAALYGRVGAATALGGALLFYGCQLVVSAHLMRRHRLGPVEWLLRAATLWGRPRRGPAPPPA, translated from the coding sequence ATGTTCGAGGGACGCGTGTCGCACCACCATGAACCGCCCCGTTCCGCCGCCCCCGGGGCGGCCGCCGCGCCTCCGGGCATACCGACCGGGCCCCGGCGGCACCGGATCGTGGAGGTCGACGCCCTGCGCGGCTTCGCACTCGGCGGCATCTTCCTCGCCAACGTGCTGGTCATGGCCGGGATCGAGGGCCGGCGCGGTGGCGGCCCGCTCACCGGTGGCGTGGACTACGCCGCGCTGTGGCTGGTCACGATGTTCGTGCAGACCAAGTTCTACCTGCTGTTCTCGTTCCTCTTCGGCTACAGCTTCACGCTCCAGATGGACTCGGCCGCACGCGACGGGGCACGCTTCGCACCGCGGATGCTGCGCCGGCTCCTCGCCCTGTTCGTCCTCGGCCTCCTGCACGCCGCGCTGCTGTACACCGGTGACATCCTCACCGTCTACGCCCTGCTCGGCCTGATCCTCTTCGCCGCCCGCGGCGCCGCCCCGGCCCGGATGTGGCGAGCCGCCCTCCGGGTGTACGGAACCGTCGCCGCCCTCTATCTGTTCTTCGCGGCGGCCGTCACCCTGCTGGACCCGGCCGACGGCGGCGACGCCGCCGACCTCGCCGAGCGGACCGCCGAACTGACCGCCGCCTACCGGGGCGGCGCGGGTGACGTGATCCGCGCGAACATCGGAGCCTGGCCGGACATCCTGGCCGGGCTGTTCATGATGGGCGGCATGGTCGTCGCCGCCTTCCTGGCCGGATACGCGGCGGGCCGGCGCGACCTGCTCACCGGCATCGTCGGCCGCGCCGACCGGCTGCGCCGGATCCTCGTGGGCGGGCTTCTCGTGGGGCTGCCCGGCGGGGCGCTCATGGCGGCGGGCGCGGTCGGACCGCTCTCCGCCCGCTGGGAGATCCTGTTGTTCGTCGTCGGCATGATCACCGCCCCGGCGCTGAGCGCCGCCTACGCGAGCGGCCTGCTGCTCTGGTTCACCACACCGCGCGGCGCCGCCCTCGCCGCCCGGCTGGCCCCGGCGGGCCGCATGGCCCTGACCAACTACCTGACGCAGTCCCTCGTCATGGCCCTGGTCTTCACGGGCTACGGTGCCGCGCTGTACGGCCGGGTGGGCGCGGCCACCGCCCTGGGCGGGGCGCTGCTCTTCTACGGGTGCCAGCTCGTCGTCTCCGCGCACCTGATGCGGCGCCACCGGCTCGGCCCGGTGGAGTGGCTGCTGCGCGCGGCAACGTTGTGGGGCCGGCCCCGCCGAGGACCGGCCCCACCTCCCGCGTAA
- a CDS encoding acyl-CoA dehydrogenase family protein produces MRRTVFNEDHEAFRETIRAFIAAEVVPVYDEWFAAGQVPREFYHKLGELGVFGIEVDEEYGGAGIDSHKYEAVIYEETARVGVSFGGSGVHTLLGLPYIKMLATGEQKKRWLPKFTTGEEMWALAMTEPGTGSDVAGMKTTAKLSEDGKHYVLNGSKTFITGGVHADRVIVCARTSAPREDDRRFGISLFAVDTKSAGYSIGRKLDKLGLRTSDTAELAFVDVKVPVEDLLGEENKGFGYLGTNLASERWGIAFGAYAQAAAAVGFAKQYVQERTVFGKTVASFQNTKFELAACQAEVDAAQAVADRALEALDAGELTAAEAASAKLFCTEVAHRVIDRCLQLHGGYGFMNEYPIARLYADNRVNRIYGGTSEVMKSIIAKSMGL; encoded by the coding sequence GCGTTCCGGGAGACCATCCGCGCCTTCATCGCGGCCGAGGTCGTGCCCGTCTACGACGAGTGGTTCGCCGCCGGCCAGGTGCCGCGCGAGTTCTACCACAAGCTCGGTGAGCTGGGTGTCTTCGGTATCGAGGTCGACGAGGAGTACGGCGGCGCGGGCATCGACTCGCACAAGTACGAGGCCGTCATTTACGAGGAGACCGCCCGCGTGGGTGTCTCCTTCGGCGGCTCGGGCGTGCACACGCTGCTCGGCCTGCCCTACATCAAGATGCTCGCCACCGGCGAGCAGAAGAAGCGCTGGCTGCCGAAGTTCACCACCGGCGAGGAGATGTGGGCCCTCGCGATGACCGAGCCGGGCACCGGCTCCGACGTCGCGGGCATGAAGACCACCGCGAAGCTCTCCGAGGACGGCAAGCACTACGTCCTCAACGGCTCGAAGACCTTCATCACCGGTGGCGTGCACGCCGACCGTGTGATCGTCTGCGCCCGCACCTCCGCCCCGCGCGAGGACGACCGCCGCTTCGGCATCTCCCTCTTCGCCGTCGACACCAAGTCCGCGGGCTACTCGATCGGCCGCAAGCTCGACAAGCTCGGCCTGCGCACGTCCGACACCGCCGAGCTGGCGTTCGTCGATGTCAAGGTTCCGGTCGAGGACCTGCTCGGCGAGGAGAACAAGGGCTTCGGCTACCTCGGCACCAACCTGGCCTCCGAGCGCTGGGGCATCGCCTTCGGCGCGTACGCGCAGGCCGCGGCTGCCGTCGGCTTCGCCAAGCAGTACGTGCAGGAGCGCACCGTCTTCGGCAAGACGGTCGCCTCGTTCCAGAACACCAAGTTCGAGCTCGCCGCCTGCCAGGCCGAGGTGGACGCGGCACAGGCCGTCGCCGACCGCGCGCTGGAGGCCCTGGACGCCGGAGAGCTGACGGCGGCCGAGGCCGCGTCCGCGAAGCTGTTCTGCACCGAGGTCGCGCACCGGGTGATCGACCGCTGCCTCCAGCTGCACGGCGGCTACGGCTTCATGAACGAGTACCCGATCGCCCGCCTGTACGCGGACAACCGGGTCAACCGCATCTACGGCGGCACCAGCGAGGTCATGAAGTCGATCATCGCCAAGTCCATGGGTCTGTAA
- a CDS encoding phosphatase, which produces MPIPSRAALVDHLVRTRIAGDVATPRDNNLSHYRKLANGDRHYWLGLELGDRWSDEQDVLAVMAERCGVNDDPAHRQGQDTIDPELTVDGLERMAARLRKAAAGSERVLFATGHPGGLLDVHRQTADALRRAGCEIVRIPSGLMADEGMVFQFADVAVLERGATLWHTHSPAPMAAILDATEQQGRPLPDLVVADHGWAGCAGQRGLDSIGYADCNDPALFLGESEGTLQVTVPLDDHVTDPRFYDPMTDYLLDAAGLL; this is translated from the coding sequence ATGCCGATACCCAGCCGCGCCGCCCTCGTCGACCACCTCGTCCGCACGCGTATCGCCGGGGATGTCGCCACGCCCCGCGACAACAACCTCTCCCACTACCGCAAGCTCGCCAACGGCGACCGCCACTACTGGCTGGGCCTGGAGCTCGGCGACCGCTGGTCCGACGAGCAGGACGTCCTCGCCGTCATGGCCGAGCGGTGCGGTGTCAACGACGACCCCGCGCACCGGCAGGGCCAGGACACCATCGACCCGGAGCTGACCGTCGACGGCCTGGAGCGGATGGCGGCCCGGCTGCGCAAGGCGGCCGCGGGCTCCGAGCGCGTCCTGTTCGCCACCGGCCACCCGGGCGGCCTGCTGGACGTGCACCGCCAGACGGCGGACGCGCTGCGCCGGGCGGGCTGCGAGATCGTCCGGATCCCGTCGGGGCTGATGGCGGACGAGGGCATGGTCTTCCAGTTCGCGGACGTCGCCGTGCTGGAGCGCGGGGCGACCCTGTGGCACACGCACTCCCCGGCCCCGATGGCGGCCATCCTGGACGCCACGGAGCAGCAGGGCCGGCCGCTGCCCGACCTGGTCGTCGCCGACCACGGCTGGGCGGGCTGCGCGGGGCAGCGCGGCCTCGACTCGATCGGTTACGCGGACTGCAACGACCCGGCGCTGTTCCTCGGCGAGTCCGAGGGCACCCTCCAGGTCACCGTCCCCCTGGACGACCACGTCACCGACCCGCGCTTCTACGACCCGATGACCGACTACCTCCTGGACGCGGCCGGACTGCTCTGA
- a CDS encoding glycosyltransferase family 2 protein, producing the protein MSVCHLPQPPSDDELYWYFGPQRRWVLVSSSLAFVFTAATMFTFALRTPALWVFLAVLGLNVVALLLSSLNSLRQRRLTRQSHDVLVHAWRPAELPGVDLYLPTCGEPLPVLANAYRAVAAVDWPGALTVWVLDDADRPEVAALAAEHGYTYVVRPDRGHLKKAGNLNHALTLSSSEFIAILDADFAPRPDFLRHLVPYLADPGVGIVQSPQCFDTDEGMDWIQRAAGSAQEWFFRWIQPSRDASDAAICCGSNAVYRRSAIDLAGGFARLDHSEDLYTGLALYEQGFRTQYVPVLVAKGTSPDHLTAFVNQQYRWAMGNLHLLGTPVLRRMRAPWRMRLCFYEGIVGYLATAVNTFAAPLPPLVMMFLFPDHIRPWHVLPLLAPLWLWHVLLPRVSRTRWRVEVIRANVLTSVAAATAFVHTLRGRSAAWVPTGARGTGASGGMARRVVGVSLVWLVVSNGAAAAGLALAVARNGWEPNWGLLLYLLVQCQINVPLIRDLLAELRPKKPARAKSRTGATAKAPGALRPAGRTGPVPNPVAGLVTGLRARTRMLPRRWPETLAASAVLLLTGLLASGLVNPMLPWLS; encoded by the coding sequence ATGAGCGTGTGTCATCTTCCGCAACCACCGTCCGACGACGAGCTCTACTGGTACTTCGGCCCACAACGGCGTTGGGTCCTGGTCAGCAGTTCGCTCGCCTTCGTGTTCACGGCGGCGACGATGTTCACCTTCGCGCTGCGGACACCCGCCCTGTGGGTGTTCCTCGCGGTTCTCGGGCTGAACGTCGTGGCCCTGCTGCTCTCCTCGCTGAACAGCCTGCGTCAGCGCCGGCTGACCCGGCAGTCGCACGACGTGCTCGTGCACGCCTGGCGGCCCGCCGAGCTGCCCGGCGTCGATCTCTACCTGCCGACCTGCGGCGAACCGCTGCCCGTGCTGGCCAACGCCTACCGTGCCGTCGCCGCCGTGGACTGGCCGGGGGCGCTGACCGTCTGGGTGCTGGACGACGCCGACCGGCCCGAGGTCGCCGCGCTGGCGGCCGAGCACGGCTACACCTATGTCGTACGGCCCGACCGGGGGCACCTGAAGAAGGCGGGCAACCTCAACCACGCGCTCACCCTGAGCAGTTCCGAGTTCATCGCGATCCTGGACGCCGACTTCGCGCCCCGCCCGGACTTCCTGCGCCACCTCGTGCCGTACCTGGCCGACCCCGGCGTCGGCATCGTGCAGAGCCCGCAGTGCTTCGACACCGACGAGGGCATGGACTGGATCCAGCGCGCCGCCGGGTCGGCGCAGGAGTGGTTCTTCCGCTGGATCCAGCCCTCGCGCGACGCGAGCGACGCCGCCATCTGCTGCGGCAGCAACGCCGTCTACCGGCGCAGCGCGATCGACCTGGCGGGCGGCTTCGCCCGGCTCGACCACAGCGAGGACCTGTACACCGGACTCGCCCTGTACGAACAGGGGTTCCGCACCCAGTACGTGCCGGTACTGGTGGCCAAGGGCACCTCCCCCGACCACCTCACCGCCTTCGTCAACCAGCAGTACCGCTGGGCCATGGGCAATCTCCATCTGCTCGGGACGCCCGTGCTGCGGCGGATGCGGGCGCCCTGGCGGATGCGGCTGTGCTTCTACGAAGGCATCGTCGGATACCTGGCCACGGCGGTGAACACCTTCGCGGCGCCGCTGCCGCCGCTGGTGATGATGTTCCTGTTCCCGGACCACATCCGCCCCTGGCACGTGCTGCCGCTCCTCGCACCGCTCTGGCTCTGGCATGTGCTGCTGCCGCGCGTCAGCCGTACCCGCTGGCGGGTGGAGGTGATCCGCGCCAACGTCCTGACGAGCGTGGCCGCCGCGACCGCGTTCGTGCACACCCTGCGGGGCCGCAGTGCCGCCTGGGTGCCCACCGGCGCGCGTGGCACCGGGGCCTCCGGGGGGATGGCCCGGCGGGTGGTGGGCGTCTCGCTGGTCTGGCTCGTCGTGTCCAACGGGGCCGCCGCCGCGGGGCTCGCGCTGGCCGTCGCCCGTAACGGCTGGGAGCCCAACTGGGGGCTGCTCCTCTACCTCCTGGTGCAGTGCCAGATCAACGTGCCGCTGATCCGCGACCTGCTGGCCGAACTGCGCCCGAAGAAGCCCGCGAGGGCGAAGTCCCGCACCGGGGCAACCGCGAAGGCCCCAGGCGCCCTTCGGCCCGCCGGCCGCACCGGGCCCGTCCCGAATCCGGTCGCGGGCCTGGTCACCGGCCTCCGTGCCCGGACCCGCATGCTGCCCCGGCGCTGGCCCGAGACCCTGGCCGCCTCCGCCGTCCTCCTGCTGACCGGCCTGCTCGCCTCCGGGCTCGTCAACCCGATGCTCCCCTGGCTGAGTTGA
- a CDS encoding acyltransferase family protein produces MPFLVTPRRRRGAAAPVTGSGGESGPSPHRSTFRPDIEGLRAVAVVAVLAFHAGIPGLEGGFVGVDIFFVISGYLITGLLVREAITTGRIRLGDFFSRRARRLLPSAAVVLAAVAVAGAWLTVPLRRTDLEYDVVAAALSVANWRFVSQRTDYLAAGHDQSPLLHFWSLAVEEQFYLFWAPLLAVLVVVAARAVRRGRAVRGTVALVTAVLALGSLALSLHWTDSSVSLAYLGTPSRVWQFGAGALLALLPWHLMRGPRPLRLLCGWAGAAAIVWCVLSYDASTPYPGYAALVPTLATAAVILAAIPGRGERYVEGPYGVGRLLAGRAPRAIGRLSYNLYLWHWPVLVLAEARFGALGWPERTALTVASALPALATMRWVEQPLRRSRTVSELPRRGLAVGISAIILPVVLALVVGTTTLRLLGPATPVDLQGLAPGAASGPSLLDRGAGAPLADGPVVPNPVQARKDFPPDGECEVAPAVTRSPTCLFGATDSPDRIVLLGDSHAGQWFSPMLALASERGWALQELVKQGCPLPRLAVDSPQLGRVYRECDTWRADALERLRKQPKPRLIVIASLNRYTTDPALLARGWEETLKPLRALGAPIVYIEDTPVPGTDIPACVSGRPEDPGACAFARKDAVPADPLARRIASGALPGVRSISVNPVLCPGDGPVCPAVRDRVLLYRDDAHLTNVAAVVLTPRLERLLGESGALPAPGVPVTPAPSAPGRPGADGWTELLRDDFEGPAGSRPSAAHWQYDLGTCYPGCPAPQWGTGEIETMTDSTDNVRLDGKGALEIVPTRKAGEWSSGRIETRRSDFAPPPGGMLRIEASIALPDVTGAGAAGYWPAFWTLGAPLRDGYTGWPGVGELDIMESVNGRDTVFGSMHCGVMEGGPCEEPVGLTSGPQPCPGCRTAFHSYAVEVDLSPGAEQVRWYLDGRLYHRVTAAAMDGPTWKRAVDHGVFLILNVAVGGKLPLADGASPGPATEPGHPMRVDRVTVSAREGTAAAR; encoded by the coding sequence ATGCCCTTCCTCGTGACCCCGCGCCGACGCCGGGGGGCCGCCGCGCCCGTGACCGGCTCCGGCGGCGAATCCGGGCCGAGTCCGCACCGGTCCACGTTCCGGCCCGACATCGAAGGTCTGCGCGCGGTGGCCGTGGTCGCGGTCCTCGCCTTCCACGCCGGGATACCCGGTCTGGAAGGCGGGTTCGTCGGGGTGGACATCTTCTTCGTCATCTCCGGCTACCTGATCACCGGGCTGCTGGTCCGGGAGGCCATCACCACCGGCCGCATCCGGCTCGGCGACTTCTTCTCCCGCCGCGCCCGGCGGCTGCTGCCCTCGGCCGCCGTGGTGCTCGCCGCCGTGGCGGTGGCCGGTGCCTGGCTGACCGTACCGCTGCGGCGCACCGACCTGGAGTACGACGTCGTGGCGGCGGCGCTGTCCGTCGCCAACTGGCGGTTCGTCTCGCAGCGCACCGACTACCTCGCCGCCGGGCACGACCAGAGCCCGTTGCTGCACTTCTGGTCCCTCGCGGTGGAGGAGCAGTTCTATCTGTTCTGGGCCCCGCTGCTCGCGGTGCTCGTCGTCGTCGCGGCCCGCGCGGTCCGCCGGGGGCGGGCGGTGCGCGGCACCGTGGCCCTGGTCACGGCCGTGCTGGCCCTCGGGTCGCTCGCCCTGTCCCTGCACTGGACGGACTCCTCCGTATCGCTGGCGTACCTCGGTACGCCCTCGCGCGTCTGGCAGTTCGGTGCCGGGGCGCTGCTCGCCCTGCTGCCCTGGCACCTGATGCGCGGGCCGCGTCCGCTGCGCCTGCTGTGCGGCTGGGCCGGAGCCGCGGCGATCGTCTGGTGCGTCCTGTCGTACGACGCGAGCACCCCGTACCCCGGTTACGCCGCGCTCGTACCGACGCTGGCCACGGCGGCCGTCATCCTGGCCGCGATTCCCGGCCGGGGCGAGCGGTACGTGGAGGGGCCGTACGGGGTCGGGCGGCTGCTGGCGGGGCGGGCGCCGCGAGCGATCGGGCGGCTCTCCTACAACCTCTATCTGTGGCACTGGCCCGTCCTCGTGCTGGCCGAGGCCCGGTTCGGGGCGCTCGGCTGGCCCGAGCGGACCGCCCTGACGGTGGCGTCCGCGCTGCCCGCCCTGGCCACCATGCGCTGGGTGGAGCAGCCGCTGCGCCGCAGCCGGACCGTCTCCGAACTCCCCCGGCGCGGACTGGCGGTGGGCATCTCGGCGATCATCCTGCCGGTGGTGCTGGCGCTGGTGGTCGGCACCACGACGCTCCGGCTGCTGGGCCCGGCCACCCCGGTCGACCTCCAGGGGCTCGCGCCGGGTGCCGCCTCCGGGCCCTCGCTCCTGGACCGGGGCGCCGGTGCCCCGCTCGCGGACGGGCCCGTGGTGCCCAACCCCGTGCAGGCGCGCAAGGACTTCCCGCCGGACGGTGAGTGCGAGGTCGCGCCGGCCGTGACCCGCAGCCCCACGTGCCTGTTCGGCGCGACGGACAGCCCGGACCGGATCGTGCTGCTCGGCGACTCGCACGCCGGGCAGTGGTTCTCACCCATGCTCGCGTTGGCGTCCGAACGCGGCTGGGCGCTCCAGGAGTTGGTGAAGCAGGGTTGCCCGCTGCCCCGACTGGCCGTGGACAGCCCGCAGTTGGGCCGCGTCTACCGGGAGTGCGACACCTGGCGGGCGGACGCGCTGGAGCGGCTGCGGAAGCAGCCCAAACCCAGGCTCATCGTGATCGCCTCGCTCAACCGCTACACCACCGACCCGGCGCTCCTCGCCCGCGGCTGGGAGGAGACGCTGAAGCCCCTGCGCGCTCTCGGGGCTCCGATCGTCTACATCGAGGACACCCCCGTACCCGGTACGGACATCCCCGCGTGCGTCTCCGGCCGCCCCGAGGACCCCGGAGCCTGCGCGTTCGCCCGGAAGGACGCCGTACCGGCCGATCCGCTGGCCCGGCGGATCGCGTCCGGAGCGCTGCCCGGTGTACGGAGCATCAGCGTGAACCCCGTCCTGTGCCCGGGGGACGGTCCGGTCTGCCCCGCCGTACGGGACCGGGTCCTGCTCTACCGGGACGACGCCCATCTGACCAACGTGGCGGCCGTCGTCCTGACCCCCCGGCTGGAGCGGCTGCTCGGCGAATCCGGCGCGCTGCCCGCGCCCGGTGTACCCGTGACGCCCGCACCGAGCGCCCCCGGAAGGCCCGGGGCGGACGGGTGGACCGAGCTGTTGCGGGACGACTTCGAGGGCCCGGCGGGCAGCCGCCCGTCCGCCGCGCACTGGCAGTACGACCTCGGCACCTGCTACCCGGGCTGCCCCGCGCCGCAGTGGGGCACGGGCGAGATCGAGACGATGACCGACTCGACGGACAACGTCCGCCTCGACGGGAAGGGCGCACTGGAGATCGTCCCCACCAGGAAGGCGGGCGAGTGGAGTTCGGGCCGCATCGAGACCCGGCGCTCCGACTTCGCGCCGCCGCCCGGCGGGATGCTGCGGATCGAGGCGTCGATCGCGCTGCCGGACGTCACGGGGGCCGGGGCGGCGGGCTACTGGCCGGCCTTCTGGACCCTGGGGGCGCCGCTGCGTGACGGGTACACGGGCTGGCCGGGCGTCGGGGAGCTGGACATCATGGAGTCCGTCAACGGCCGGGACACCGTGTTCGGCAGCATGCACTGCGGCGTCATGGAGGGCGGCCCCTGCGAGGAGCCGGTGGGCCTGACCTCCGGGCCGCAGCCGTGCCCCGGTTGCCGTACGGCGTTCCACTCGTACGCCGTCGAGGTCGACCTCTCCCCCGGTGCGGAGCAGGTGCGCTGGTATCTGGACGGGCGCCTGTACCACCGGGTGACGGCCGCCGCGATGGACGGCCCGACCTGGAAGCGGGCGGTGGACCACGGGGTGTTCCTGATCCTGAACGTGGCCGTCGGCGGCAAGCTGCCGCTCGCCGACGGGGCGAGTCCGGGCCCCGCCACCGAGCCCGGCCACCCGATGCGGGTCGACCGCGTCACCGTCTCGGCCCGGGAGGGGACCGCCGCAGCCCGGTAG
- a CDS encoding cation diffusion facilitator family transporter: MSDENSGGGESTFTVIVAAVANLGIAVAKAVAGLISGSSAMLSEAAHSVADTVTEVMLLTALKRSEKPADEDHPLGYGPERYIWAMLASIATFVGGAVFSVYDGVHTLVEGEELGDPLISYIVLGVAFLLEGYSLRTGVGQVRREASKLSVPDTYYLRHTPDTAVKAVVMEDSAALVGLLLAAGGLLGGQLSGSGVWDGIASILIGALLVYVAWVLGRSNAQLLIGRPLPEAMRAGVREELLSVPHIVDVLELTTLIQGPTEILIAAKIDFRDMASAEQVEWACEEAEAQLRERFPSIRRVYLDPTPGPEQRRARAARASG; the protein is encoded by the coding sequence ATGAGTGACGAGAATTCCGGTGGCGGGGAGTCCACGTTCACCGTCATCGTCGCGGCGGTCGCCAATCTCGGCATCGCCGTGGCGAAGGCCGTCGCGGGGCTGATCAGCGGATCGAGCGCGATGCTGTCCGAGGCCGCGCACTCGGTCGCCGACACCGTCACCGAGGTCATGCTCCTCACCGCGCTCAAGCGGAGCGAGAAGCCCGCCGACGAGGACCATCCCCTCGGCTACGGCCCCGAGCGGTACATCTGGGCGATGCTCGCCTCCATCGCGACGTTCGTCGGCGGCGCCGTCTTCTCCGTCTACGACGGCGTCCACACACTCGTCGAGGGCGAGGAGCTGGGCGATCCGCTCATCTCGTACATCGTGCTCGGTGTGGCCTTCCTGCTGGAGGGCTACTCACTGCGCACGGGCGTCGGACAGGTGCGGCGCGAGGCGTCGAAGCTGAGCGTTCCGGACACGTACTACCTCCGCCACACCCCGGACACCGCGGTCAAGGCCGTCGTCATGGAGGACTCGGCGGCCCTGGTCGGGCTGCTGCTGGCCGCGGGCGGGCTGCTCGGCGGGCAGCTCTCCGGCTCCGGGGTGTGGGACGGCATCGCCTCGATCCTGATCGGCGCGCTGCTCGTGTACGTGGCCTGGGTGCTCGGCCGGTCCAACGCCCAGCTGCTGATCGGCCGCCCGCTGCCGGAGGCGATGCGGGCGGGGGTGCGCGAGGAGCTGCTGTCGGTCCCGCACATCGTGGACGTACTGGAGCTGACCACGCTCATCCAGGGGCCGACCGAGATCCTGATCGCCGCGAAGATCGACTTCCGGGACATGGCCAGCGCCGAGCAGGTCGAGTGGGCCTGCGAGGAGGCGGAGGCGCAGTTGCGGGAACGCTTTCCGTCCATCCGCCGCGTCTATCTCGATCCGACGCCGGGGCCCGAACAGCGCCGGGCCCGCGCGGCACGCGCGTCCGGGTGA